In a genomic window of Littorina saxatilis isolate snail1 linkage group LG6, US_GU_Lsax_2.0, whole genome shotgun sequence:
- the LOC138969078 gene encoding ubiquitin-like protein 3: MASRHIPGDKINLRLILVSGKTHEFLFSPSDSAAEITDHVYSHWPEEWADEQLPATNILRLIYQGRFLHGNVTLAALQLPTGKTTVMHLVSRENLPEPNNQGQLKKDKSGETGCNNCCVVL, encoded by the exons ATCAATTTGAGGTTGATTCTGGTGAGCGGGAAGACTCACGAGTTTCTCTTTAGCCCGAGCGATTCAGCAGCAGAAATCACAGACCATGTCTACAGCCACTGGCCAGAAG AATGGGCTGATGAGCAGCTGCCTGCCACCAACATACTGCGTCTTATCTACCAGGGCCGCTTCTTGCACGGGAATGTCACCTTAGCAG CATTGCAATTGCCAACAGGAAAGACGACAGTAATGCATTTAGTATCACGTGAAAACTTGCCAGAACCAAACAATCAAG GTCAGCTGAAGAAGGACAAGAGCGGAGAGACGGGCTGCAACAACTGTTGTGTTGTGCTCTAG